The Streptomyces tendae genome has a window encoding:
- a CDS encoding SpoIIE family protein phosphatase, which produces MGGAAAAPRGKRPAGLPVPDAENSRPRRPGERVEDALAGALVAAVRATEGYGGAVYLRSRDRRSLVLCVMSGVPRSLLKPWWRIPVSGALPMCEAYRSGETQYLPDDRATMLRFPQFTAALPYSFAHAHQPVRVGGETVGVLAVLHSSARRPAREEAVRTGLLRAGHDMEERLTEFARGVPGRTDADAVAYGIEYDDQPVSVRLPTPPAHEVSVGMVEWDLDSDRWSGDDDALALLGVSREEFGGTMTAVEQRVSPDDLYELRAARREAEDTGQIRGRHFRVRGESQDDVEAVHYRPVELWGHVVRAERTARLLVGALVDVAGGVTAAEAAERLPDGLFSLDQDGRVIYANRRCQDLLGCDLEELLGNHPWRVLTWLRDPAYEDRYRAAMLTQEPVSYLVHAPDGVWLGFVLYPGVHGLTGRVFRTSAPAGAEPGRALPPSAAPSAAPPTGLVTTTRAGALYHVVQMASVLTESVTVRDVCRAVSEQLLPAFGATEVALYTVRDGRMYLLWEDGYPQHFLDPFEGVPLEAELPGVHALTTRLPLFFESPEDLVSAYPRLTLDPMSSWAFLPLIASGHPIGSCILGWSAPHRFTTEERSALTALAGLAAQAMERARLYDAESAVARGLQEGLLPHRLPAIERLRTTGRYLPGTKGMDIGGDWYDVIRTGHGVALVIGDVEGHSVGAAAVMGQLRSAVHAFASSGRPPQEVITHTNQLLAELETDVFATCCYIELNPATGRAEAVRAGHPPPLLRRPDGTTETVELAGGVLLGVQPDAEYPVTTLTLEPGSVLALYTDGLVEVPGSDIATGIDTVRRCLADNRTGSVEELADRLLGAARRAEDRPDDVALLLTAYD; this is translated from the coding sequence ATGGGTGGTGCAGCCGCCGCACCGCGCGGGAAGCGGCCGGCGGGCCTGCCCGTACCCGACGCGGAGAACAGCCGGCCCCGGCGTCCCGGGGAGCGCGTCGAGGACGCGCTCGCGGGCGCCCTCGTGGCGGCGGTGCGGGCCACCGAAGGCTACGGCGGCGCGGTGTACCTGCGTTCACGCGACCGCAGGTCGCTGGTGCTGTGCGTGATGTCCGGCGTCCCCCGCTCGCTGCTGAAGCCGTGGTGGCGGATCCCGGTGAGCGGCGCGCTGCCGATGTGCGAGGCGTACCGCAGCGGGGAGACCCAGTACCTGCCCGACGACCGGGCGACGATGCTGCGCTTCCCGCAGTTCACCGCCGCCCTGCCGTACTCGTTCGCGCACGCCCACCAGCCGGTGCGGGTCGGCGGCGAGACGGTGGGCGTCCTGGCGGTCCTGCACTCCTCCGCCCGGCGGCCGGCCCGGGAGGAGGCCGTGCGCACGGGACTGCTGCGGGCCGGCCACGACATGGAGGAGCGCCTCACCGAGTTCGCCCGCGGCGTGCCCGGCCGGACGGACGCGGACGCCGTGGCGTACGGCATCGAGTACGACGACCAGCCGGTCAGCGTGCGGCTGCCCACACCGCCCGCCCACGAGGTGTCGGTCGGCATGGTCGAGTGGGACCTGGACAGCGACCGCTGGTCGGGTGACGACGACGCGCTGGCCCTTCTGGGCGTGTCCCGGGAGGAGTTCGGCGGCACCATGACCGCGGTCGAGCAGCGGGTGTCCCCGGACGACCTGTACGAACTGCGGGCGGCGCGGCGGGAGGCCGAGGACACCGGGCAGATCCGGGGCCGGCACTTCCGGGTGCGGGGCGAGTCGCAGGACGACGTCGAAGCGGTCCACTACCGGCCCGTCGAGCTGTGGGGGCACGTCGTGCGGGCGGAGAGGACGGCCCGGCTGCTGGTCGGCGCCCTGGTGGACGTGGCCGGCGGGGTCACCGCCGCGGAGGCCGCCGAGCGGCTGCCCGACGGCCTGTTCTCGCTGGACCAGGACGGCAGGGTCATCTACGCCAACCGCCGCTGCCAGGACCTGCTCGGCTGCGATCTGGAGGAGCTGCTCGGGAACCATCCGTGGCGGGTGCTCACCTGGCTGCGGGACCCCGCCTACGAGGACCGCTACCGGGCGGCGATGCTGACGCAGGAACCGGTGTCGTACCTGGTGCACGCCCCGGACGGGGTCTGGCTGGGGTTCGTGCTGTACCCCGGGGTGCACGGGCTGACCGGCCGGGTGTTCCGGACGTCCGCGCCGGCCGGGGCGGAGCCGGGCCGGGCCCTGCCGCCGTCCGCCGCCCCGTCGGCGGCACCGCCCACGGGGCTGGTCACGACCACCCGGGCGGGAGCGCTGTACCACGTGGTGCAGATGGCCAGCGTGCTGACCGAGTCCGTCACCGTGCGGGACGTGTGCCGGGCCGTCTCCGAACAGTTGCTGCCTGCGTTCGGGGCCACGGAGGTCGCCCTGTACACGGTGCGCGACGGGCGGATGTACCTGCTGTGGGAGGACGGCTACCCGCAGCACTTCCTCGATCCCTTCGAGGGGGTGCCACTGGAGGCGGAGCTGCCCGGTGTGCACGCGCTGACCACGCGTCTGCCGCTGTTCTTCGAGTCGCCCGAGGACCTGGTGAGCGCCTACCCGCGGCTGACGCTGGACCCGATGTCCTCCTGGGCGTTCCTGCCGCTGATCGCCTCCGGCCATCCGATCGGTTCCTGCATCCTCGGCTGGAGCGCGCCGCACCGCTTCACCACGGAGGAGCGCAGCGCGCTGACCGCGCTGGCCGGTCTGGCCGCGCAGGCGATGGAACGGGCGCGGCTCTACGACGCCGAGTCGGCCGTGGCGCGCGGGCTGCAGGAGGGTCTGCTGCCGCACCGGCTGCCCGCCATCGAACGGCTGCGCACCACCGGCCGCTATCTGCCCGGCACCAAGGGCATGGACATCGGCGGCGACTGGTACGACGTGATCCGGACGGGACACGGGGTGGCGCTGGTCATCGGCGACGTGGAGGGGCACAGCGTCGGCGCGGCGGCCGTCATGGGGCAGCTGCGCAGCGCCGTGCACGCCTTCGCCTCGAGCGGGCGGCCGCCCCAGGAGGTCATCACCCACACCAACCAGTTGCTGGCCGAGCTGGAGACGGACGTCTTCGCGACCTGCTGCTACATCGAGCTGAACCCGGCGACCGGACGCGCCGAGGCCGTGCGGGCGGGTCATCCCCCGCCGCTGCTGCGGCGCCCGGACGGGACCACGGAGACCGTGGAACTGGCGGGCGGGGTGCTGCTGGGGGTCCAGCCCGACGCGGAGTACCCGGTCACGACGCTCACCCTGGAGCCCGGCAGCGTCCTCGCGCTGTACACGGACGGGCTGGTCGAGGTGCCCGGCAGCGACATCGCGACAGGCATCGACACGGTCCGCCGCTGTCTGGCCGACAACCGGACGGGCTCGGTGGAGGAACTGGCCGACCGGCTGCTGGGGGCGGCCCGCCGGGCGGAGGACCGCCCCGACGACGTGGCACTCCTGCTGACGGCCTACGACTGA
- a CDS encoding DUF1996 domain-containing protein: MAANVYASATDGGTGDAQVLSGAATIDCPDVATRLTAVPDQARGEVDKELANLDGQIAEAYKRLGESADAIRQDPGFAENAIAGPLKDKRAAVLARIGTAIERVGGERPQGLDELAGCAVRDSGNAPAGNGQDDGGNGEQAGDGQDQQGGDGQDGQDQGGQGQDGQEGQDGGDQQGGGDQGGGNGGQAGNGPVPGDYVSIESVQPNVSTPQPSGNASTGTFTSECGVNENGVFNSDNVIAAPGVSNGAHHFHDYIGNQATNAFVSDDDLARADTSCQDQRDRSSYYWPVLRLQNGTEERDANSPGGGIEGNAGEIVTPKDVTLTFVGNPQGKVTAMPRLLRIITGDAKSFVNGPANANASWSCTGFEDRQLKDKYPLCPQGSDVVRTFAFQSCWDGRNIDSANHRTHMAFADAEGNCPAEFQPIPQLVQRIVYDVDAPSLNDGGKTVPLFAVDSFPEQLHKPITDHGDFINVFEEDLMNEMVACINEGRTCGAGADGGNGGGDTGNGGDNGNGGDNGNGNGGGDTGNGGDNGNGNGGGEEPTATPTEPGQGGDGDQDDGNQGGDQGGDQQGGKDDQGNGQEQPPVTEKPADDKGTAQPQQPDVKVSTPAVGGDAGDQGGADDGNQDGGGQEAQAAQVPGSLPELDDRTQAQAQGGSGSLAETGAQLWPAAIGGVLVIFGFFVLRSVRRGA, encoded by the coding sequence ATGGCGGCCAACGTCTACGCTTCCGCGACGGACGGCGGGACGGGTGACGCGCAGGTCCTGTCGGGCGCCGCCACCATCGACTGCCCCGACGTGGCGACCCGGCTGACCGCGGTGCCGGACCAGGCCCGCGGCGAGGTCGACAAGGAACTCGCCAACCTCGACGGGCAGATCGCCGAGGCCTACAAGCGGCTCGGCGAGTCGGCCGACGCCATCCGTCAGGACCCCGGCTTCGCCGAGAACGCCATCGCCGGCCCGCTGAAGGACAAGCGCGCCGCGGTGCTCGCCCGCATCGGCACCGCCATCGAGCGGGTGGGCGGTGAACGGCCGCAGGGCCTGGACGAACTCGCCGGCTGCGCCGTGCGCGACTCCGGCAACGCCCCCGCCGGCAACGGCCAGGACGACGGTGGCAACGGCGAGCAGGCCGGTGACGGCCAGGACCAGCAGGGCGGTGACGGCCAGGACGGCCAGGACCAGGGTGGTCAGGGCCAGGACGGCCAGGAGGGCCAGGACGGCGGCGACCAGCAGGGCGGCGGCGACCAGGGCGGCGGCAACGGCGGCCAGGCCGGCAACGGACCGGTGCCCGGCGACTACGTCTCCATCGAGAGTGTCCAGCCCAACGTCTCCACCCCGCAGCCGTCGGGGAACGCCTCCACCGGCACCTTCACCAGCGAGTGCGGTGTCAACGAGAACGGCGTGTTCAACTCGGACAACGTCATCGCGGCGCCCGGCGTGAGCAACGGCGCCCACCACTTCCACGACTACATCGGCAACCAGGCCACCAACGCCTTCGTCAGCGACGACGACCTGGCGCGGGCGGACACCAGCTGCCAGGACCAGCGCGACAGGTCCTCGTACTACTGGCCGGTGCTGCGCCTGCAGAACGGCACCGAGGAGCGGGACGCCAACTCCCCGGGCGGCGGCATCGAGGGCAACGCCGGTGAGATCGTCACCCCCAAGGACGTCACGCTGACCTTCGTCGGCAACCCGCAGGGCAAGGTCACGGCCATGCCCCGGCTGCTGCGCATCATCACCGGCGACGCCAAGTCCTTCGTCAACGGCCCCGCCAACGCCAACGCCTCCTGGAGCTGCACCGGCTTCGAGGACCGGCAGCTGAAGGACAAGTACCCGCTGTGCCCGCAGGGCAGTGACGTGGTCCGCACCTTCGCGTTCCAGAGCTGCTGGGACGGCCGCAACATCGACAGCGCCAACCACCGCACGCACATGGCGTTCGCGGACGCCGAGGGCAACTGTCCGGCCGAATTCCAGCCCATCCCGCAGCTGGTGCAGCGGATCGTCTACGACGTGGACGCGCCGAGCCTGAACGACGGCGGCAAGACCGTCCCGCTGTTCGCCGTGGACTCCTTCCCCGAGCAGCTGCACAAGCCGATCACCGACCACGGTGACTTCATCAACGTCTTCGAAGAGGACCTGATGAACGAGATGGTCGCCTGCATCAACGAGGGCCGCACCTGCGGCGCCGGCGCCGACGGCGGCAACGGTGGAGGTGACACCGGTAACGGCGGCGACAACGGCAACGGCGGCGACAACGGCAACGGCAACGGTGGAGGTGACACCGGTAACGGCGGCGACAACGGCAACGGCAACGGTGGCGGCGAGGAGCCGACCGCGACGCCCACCGAGCCGGGCCAGGGCGGCGACGGCGACCAGGACGACGGCAACCAGGGAGGCGACCAGGGCGGCGACCAGCAGGGCGGCAAGGACGACCAGGGCAACGGCCAGGAGCAGCCCCCGGTGACCGAGAAGCCCGCGGACGACAAGGGCACGGCCCAGCCGCAGCAGCCCGACGTGAAGGTCTCGACCCCGGCCGTCGGCGGCGACGCCGGCGACCAGGGCGGTGCGGACGACGGGAACCAGGACGGCGGCGGCCAGGAGGCGCAGGCCGCCCAGGTGCCCGGCAGCCTTCCCGAACTGGACGACCGGACCCAGGCTCAGGCCCAGGGCGGGAGCGGAAGCCTCGCCGAGACCGGCGCCCAGCTCTGGCCGGCCGCCATCGGCGGAGTGCTGGTGATCTTCGGCTTCTTCGTCCTGCGCAGCGTGCGGCGCGGCGCCTGA
- a CDS encoding flavodoxin family protein, with the protein MPTVLIVHHTPSPNCQAMFEAVVSGATAPEIEGVRVVRRAALSATATDVLEADGYLLGTPANLGYMSGALKHFFDQVYYPCLDTTRGRPFGYYVHGGTDVTGAVRGIESVTTGLGWRRAVEAVTVTGEPDKAALERCWELGATLAAGLAD; encoded by the coding sequence GTGCCGACCGTGCTGATCGTCCACCACACGCCCTCGCCGAACTGCCAGGCGATGTTCGAAGCCGTCGTCTCCGGCGCCACCGCCCCGGAGATCGAGGGCGTGCGGGTGGTGCGCCGTGCCGCGCTGTCCGCAACCGCGACCGATGTCCTGGAGGCCGACGGCTACCTGCTCGGCACCCCGGCCAACCTCGGCTACATGTCGGGGGCGCTCAAGCACTTCTTCGACCAGGTCTACTACCCCTGCCTGGACACCACCCGGGGCAGGCCCTTCGGGTACTACGTGCACGGCGGCACCGACGTCACCGGCGCGGTGCGCGGGATCGAGTCCGTCACCACCGGCCTCGGCTGGCGCCGCGCCGTCGAGGCCGTGACCGTCACCGGCGAGCCGGACAAGGCCGCCCTGGAACGGTGCTGGGAACTGGGCGCCACCCTCGCGGCAGGGCTCGCGGACTGA
- a CDS encoding class I SAM-dependent methyltransferase gives MPGIGIQGGGCVVGGEGHESPAVAVFDALGSDYEKAFASSSAHRASLNWLLERLSPGSTVLDVGSGTGRPTAAALAGAGHRVLGVDVSPVMVEIAARQVPEAEFRCEDVRRMPLPEGSYDAVCVYFALLQMNRAEQTELVRRLAAAVRPGGLLVLATVPLDVEEFDGVFMGRPVRVTSFAAQDVTTLVREAGLTVEREESTMFTPSHPQARPEPHLFLHCRRGEG, from the coding sequence ATGCCGGGCATCGGGATTCAGGGAGGCGGGTGCGTAGTGGGCGGCGAAGGTCACGAGTCACCGGCGGTGGCGGTGTTCGACGCGCTGGGCAGCGACTACGAGAAGGCGTTCGCGTCCTCGTCGGCCCACCGGGCGTCACTGAACTGGCTGCTCGAACGGCTCTCCCCCGGCAGCACCGTGCTGGACGTGGGCAGCGGCACGGGACGTCCCACGGCCGCCGCGCTCGCCGGTGCCGGACACCGGGTGCTGGGCGTCGACGTGTCCCCGGTGATGGTGGAGATCGCCGCCCGGCAGGTGCCCGAGGCGGAGTTCCGCTGCGAGGACGTCCGGCGGATGCCACTCCCGGAGGGGTCGTACGACGCGGTCTGCGTGTACTTCGCGCTGCTCCAGATGAACCGGGCGGAGCAGACGGAACTGGTGCGCCGGCTGGCGGCGGCGGTGCGGCCGGGCGGCCTGCTGGTGCTGGCGACGGTGCCGCTGGACGTGGAGGAGTTCGACGGCGTGTTCATGGGCCGGCCGGTGCGGGTGACCAGCTTCGCGGCGCAGGACGTCACCACGCTGGTGCGGGAGGCGGGACTGACGGTGGAGCGGGAGGAGAGCACCATGTTCACCCCGAGCCATCCGCAGGCCCGCCCGGAGCCGCATCTGTTCCTGCACTGCAGGCGGGGCGAGGGCTGA
- a CDS encoding DUF2191 domain-containing protein: MAKVSIGLDAELVVEVMVLAGIGSPQDAVEAVVRDYIARGHRTEARTELKDRTLREADATPQEPQG; the protein is encoded by the coding sequence GTGGCCAAGGTCAGCATCGGTCTCGACGCGGAACTCGTGGTGGAGGTGATGGTCCTGGCGGGGATCGGCTCACCCCAGGACGCGGTCGAGGCGGTCGTCCGGGACTACATCGCGCGTGGCCACCGCACGGAGGCGCGCACCGAGCTGAAGGACCGGACGTTGCGCGAGGCCGACGCCACACCGCAGGAGCCCCAGGGCTGA
- a CDS encoding Rv1733c family protein translates to MATHGARAGVRWWRWRSNPLCRRSDVAEAWLLIATFVLALLLAGFGGLAAAGAVDGSLDDRRERSSPVPAVLVENARDAAPVSESGDGGVWAEVRWTAPDGTRHTGRTEVPAGSKEGTEVTVWNDASGRLVSPPPEGAEAGFQVAMAGITVAVVVGGVVLVGGWLARARLRLRRLDQWEAEWRQVEPTWRKRMTG, encoded by the coding sequence ATGGCGACGCATGGTGCGAGGGCCGGGGTGCGTTGGTGGCGGTGGCGGAGCAACCCGCTGTGCCGCCGCAGCGACGTGGCCGAGGCCTGGCTGCTGATCGCGACGTTCGTCCTCGCCCTGCTCCTCGCCGGGTTCGGCGGGCTGGCGGCGGCCGGCGCGGTCGACGGGTCGCTCGACGACCGGCGTGAGCGCAGCAGCCCGGTCCCGGCCGTCCTGGTCGAGAACGCGCGCGACGCGGCGCCCGTGTCCGAGAGCGGCGACGGCGGCGTCTGGGCCGAGGTGCGCTGGACCGCCCCGGACGGCACCCGCCACACGGGGCGCACCGAGGTCCCCGCCGGCAGCAAGGAGGGCACCGAGGTCACCGTGTGGAACGACGCGTCCGGCCGGCTGGTGTCCCCGCCGCCCGAGGGCGCCGAGGCCGGCTTCCAGGTGGCGATGGCCGGCATCACGGTCGCCGTCGTCGTCGGGGGCGTGGTCCTGGTCGGCGGCTGGCTCGCCCGCGCCCGCCTGCGGCTGCGGCGGCTGGACCAGTGGGAGGCGGAGTGGCGACAGGTCGAACCCACCTGGCGCAAACGCATGACCGGCTGA
- a CDS encoding zinc-dependent alcohol dehydrogenase family protein → MKGYVFHGPGQSAWEEVPDPEIREPGDVIVRVDAVTICGTDLHILKGDLPEVRPGTVLGHEAVGEIVEAGPDVRTVRPGDRVLISCVSACGRCRYCREAMYGQCRGGGGWILGHLVDGTQAEYVRVPFADLSVYPLPGALANEDAVLLADIFPTAYEVGVLNGRVRPGDTVVVVGAGPVGLAAIATARLFGPERVVAVDLAAARLQAAKEFGADAVADAGEGPEQLVEDLTGELGADVVIEAVGVPETFELCTRVVRPGGHVANVGVHGAPATLHLEDLWIKNVTITTGLVDTHSTPTLLRMAAAGRLPTRRLVSHTFPLDQMQEAYDVFGNAAETGALKVVLGVPQHEVVPVHPSV, encoded by the coding sequence ATGAAGGGTTACGTCTTCCACGGCCCCGGTCAGTCCGCGTGGGAGGAGGTTCCCGATCCGGAGATCCGGGAGCCCGGCGACGTCATCGTCCGCGTCGACGCCGTCACCATCTGCGGGACGGACCTGCACATCCTCAAGGGCGACCTGCCCGAGGTACGGCCCGGCACCGTGCTCGGTCACGAGGCGGTCGGCGAGATCGTCGAGGCCGGGCCCGACGTCCGCACCGTACGGCCCGGGGACCGGGTCCTGATCTCCTGCGTCTCCGCCTGCGGCCGCTGCCGCTACTGCCGCGAGGCCATGTACGGGCAGTGCCGGGGCGGTGGCGGCTGGATCCTCGGGCACCTCGTCGACGGCACCCAGGCCGAGTACGTACGGGTCCCGTTCGCCGATCTGTCGGTGTACCCGCTGCCCGGCGCCCTCGCCAACGAGGACGCCGTGCTGCTGGCCGACATCTTCCCCACCGCCTACGAGGTGGGCGTCCTCAACGGGCGGGTGCGGCCCGGGGACACCGTGGTGGTGGTCGGTGCCGGGCCGGTCGGTCTGGCCGCGATCGCCACCGCACGGCTGTTCGGGCCCGAGCGGGTCGTCGCCGTGGACCTGGCGGCCGCCAGGCTCCAGGCTGCGAAGGAGTTCGGCGCCGACGCCGTGGCCGACGCGGGCGAGGGGCCGGAACAGCTCGTCGAGGACCTCACCGGCGAACTCGGCGCGGACGTGGTCATCGAGGCGGTGGGCGTCCCGGAGACCTTCGAACTGTGCACCCGGGTGGTGCGCCCCGGCGGCCACGTGGCCAACGTCGGCGTGCACGGCGCGCCCGCCACCCTGCACCTCGAGGACCTCTGGATCAAGAACGTCACCATCACCACCGGCCTTGTCGACACCCACTCCACCCCGACCCTGCTGCGCATGGCGGCGGCCGGCCGGCTGCCCACCCGCCGCCTCGTCTCCCACACCTTCCCCCTGGACCAGATGCAGGAGGCGTACGACGTCTTCGGCAACGCCGCCGAGACGGGGGCGCTCAAGGTCGTCCTCGGTGTCCCCCAGCACGAAGTGGTCCCCGTCCACCCGTCGGTCTGA